One genomic window of Deinococcus budaensis includes the following:
- a CDS encoding alpha-ketoacid dehydrogenase subunit beta — translation MTATQSKPAAAGETRTLTLIQAITEAMHEELARDERVVVFGEDVGARGGVFLATAGLQASFGKHRVFDTPLSEASIVGAAVGMAVRGMRPIAEIQFADYMGPGFDQIISQAAKIRYRSGGQFTAPLVIRTPSGGGVKGGHHHSQSPESYFAHTPGLKVVMPSTPYDAKGLLKAAVRGGDPVIYFEPKRLYRAAKGEVPAGDYTVEIGKGAVRREGSDLTLIGYGGVMPDVERAAQALAAEGVQAEVIDLRSLVPWDRELVLESVSKTGRAVLVSEAPRTANFMGEVAYVIQEQLFDGLLSPVMQVAGFDTPYPYVQDKVYLPGPNRIAAACVQALNY, via the coding sequence ATGACCGCCACCCAGAGCAAACCGGCGGCGGCGGGGGAGACCCGCACCCTCACCCTGATCCAGGCGATCACCGAGGCGATGCACGAGGAACTCGCCCGCGACGAGCGGGTGGTCGTCTTTGGAGAAGACGTGGGCGCGCGCGGCGGGGTTTTCCTGGCGACGGCGGGCCTCCAGGCCAGCTTCGGCAAGCACCGCGTCTTCGACACCCCGCTGTCCGAGGCGAGCATCGTGGGCGCGGCGGTCGGCATGGCGGTGCGCGGGATGCGGCCCATCGCGGAGATCCAGTTCGCGGACTACATGGGTCCCGGCTTCGACCAGATCATCAGCCAGGCGGCCAAGATCCGTTACCGCTCGGGCGGGCAGTTCACCGCGCCGCTGGTGATCCGCACCCCCTCGGGCGGCGGGGTCAAGGGCGGGCACCACCACTCGCAGAGTCCCGAAAGCTACTTCGCGCACACCCCCGGCCTCAAGGTCGTGATGCCGTCGACCCCGTACGACGCCAAGGGGCTGCTCAAGGCCGCCGTGCGCGGGGGCGACCCGGTGATCTACTTCGAACCCAAGCGGCTTTACCGCGCGGCGAAGGGCGAGGTTCCGGCGGGCGACTACACCGTCGAGATCGGCAAGGGGGCGGTGCGCCGCGAGGGCAGCGACCTCACCCTCATCGGCTACGGCGGCGTGATGCCCGACGTGGAACGGGCCGCGCAGGCCCTGGCCGCCGAGGGAGTGCAGGCAGAGGTGATTGACCTGCGCTCGCTGGTGCCCTGGGACCGCGAGCTGGTGCTGGAGAGCGTCAGCAAGACGGGCCGCGCCGTGCTGGTCAGCGAGGCGCCGCGCACCGCCAACTTCATGGGCGAGGTCGCCTACGTGATTCAGGAGCAGCTGTTTGACGGGCTGCTTTCTCCGGTCATGCAGGTCGCGGGCTTCGACACGCCGTACCCCTACGTGCAGGACAAGGTGTACCTTCCCGGCCCCAACCGCATCGCGGCGGCCTGCGTGCAGGCGCTGAACTATTAG
- a CDS encoding thiamine pyrophosphate-dependent dehydrogenase E1 component subunit alpha, whose amino-acid sequence MIQPFTSDPLRWVSEDGQPIRELPARFTPELLRELHREMVRAREFDKKLVTLLRQGRTTFYAQASGMEATQVGLARSLRIGHDWVWPYYRDHALGLAMGVSMLDIVSQCLGTNSDLCRGRQMPHHFGSAAQNFVSISSSIASQVPPAAGNAMAQKYLGVDEITVCTFGDGATSEGDWHAGMNMAGAAGAPCLFVCENNQWAISTHLREQTASETIHIKAKAYGMPGYYVDGNDIVAVIEVLSHVAEGVRSGQGPALVECLTYRVGSHSNADADAEKNYRTREEVNEWLARDPIVRVERLLEHLGAPIDAGEIAELTRATHREVDEAVLAAEATGQPDWQIMFEDVYADIPVHLREQEAFLRAEQTGTAVGGRA is encoded by the coding sequence ATGATTCAGCCGTTCACGTCTGACCCCCTGCGCTGGGTGTCTGAAGACGGCCAACCAATCCGGGAACTGCCCGCGCGCTTCACGCCCGAGCTGCTGCGTGAACTGCACCGCGAGATGGTGCGCGCCCGGGAGTTCGACAAGAAACTCGTCACGCTACTCAGGCAGGGCCGCACCACCTTCTACGCGCAGGCCAGCGGCATGGAAGCCACCCAGGTCGGCCTGGCGCGGTCGCTGCGCATCGGGCACGACTGGGTGTGGCCCTACTACCGCGACCACGCGCTGGGTCTGGCGATGGGCGTGTCCATGCTCGACATCGTCAGCCAGTGCCTGGGCACCAACTCGGACCTCTGCCGGGGCCGCCAGATGCCGCACCACTTCGGCTCGGCGGCCCAGAACTTCGTGTCTATCAGTTCCTCCATCGCCTCGCAGGTGCCGCCCGCTGCGGGCAACGCCATGGCCCAGAAGTACCTCGGCGTGGACGAGATCACCGTCTGCACCTTCGGGGACGGCGCCACCAGCGAGGGCGACTGGCACGCGGGCATGAACATGGCGGGCGCGGCTGGGGCACCCTGCCTCTTTGTCTGCGAGAACAACCAGTGGGCGATCAGTACCCACCTGCGCGAGCAGACGGCCAGCGAGACCATCCACATCAAGGCCAAGGCCTACGGGATGCCCGGCTACTACGTGGACGGCAACGACATCGTGGCCGTGATCGAGGTGCTGTCGCACGTGGCGGAGGGGGTCCGTTCGGGGCAGGGTCCGGCGCTCGTCGAATGCCTGACCTACCGGGTCGGTTCGCACTCCAACGCCGACGCGGACGCCGAGAAGAACTACCGCACCCGCGAAGAAGTGAACGAATGGCTGGCCCGCGACCCGATTGTGCGGGTCGAGCGGCTGCTGGAGCACCTGGGCGCGCCCATCGACGCGGGAGAGATCGCCGAGTTGACCCGCGCCACCCACCGCGAGGTGGACGAGGCCGTCCTGGCCGCCGAGGCGACCGGGCAGCCCGACTGGCAGATCATGTTCGAGGACGTCTACGCCGACATTCCGGTGCATCTGCGCGAGCAGGAGGCCTTCCTGCGCGCCGAGCAGACGGGTACAGCCGTGGGAGGCCGCGCATGA